A DNA window from Thioalkalivibrio sp. XN279 contains the following coding sequences:
- a CDS encoding DegT/DnrJ/EryC1/StrS family aminotransferase, with translation MRGLGDPSELDIRFDRHPGRSGIRPGGELLATSIASPYPFAYARTALKYGLKALGFTHGDEVLVPDFLCESLVEPMDQLGVTPVYYPVGLGLVPEWDQLPHLITGGTRALLVLHYFGQPQPMERCIAFTETHGLMLIEDNAHGHGAEYSGRLLGTFGEAGISAPRKSFPLENGAWLYLGGTCSVDLSGLRLPGKSGRHLKMSLRQAAERLPVARTLVRHLRRWREQQRRAGPPPGYHIPDTFREPALRFDYGMSQATQHLLEKQNIDEVRIVRQRIYRRWEKWGETQGLKPLFPQLEPGSMPLVYPALSQSAEESRRWFERGHRKGVDIHSWPTMPESVVAEDGPAMRLWERLVCFPVHQAMDEAALERRLQVL, from the coding sequence ATGCGTGGATTAGGCGATCCGAGCGAACTCGACATCCGGTTCGACCGTCATCCGGGCAGGTCGGGTATACGGCCGGGTGGTGAACTGCTGGCGACCAGCATCGCCAGTCCGTATCCATTCGCCTACGCCAGGACAGCCCTAAAATATGGCCTCAAAGCGCTCGGATTCACGCATGGCGATGAAGTCCTCGTGCCCGACTTCCTTTGCGAATCGCTGGTCGAACCCATGGACCAGCTCGGTGTGACGCCGGTCTATTATCCGGTGGGGCTGGGTCTCGTGCCGGAATGGGATCAGCTTCCGCACCTGATCACCGGCGGCACGCGGGCTCTGCTGGTACTGCACTATTTTGGACAGCCGCAGCCGATGGAGCGCTGTATTGCTTTTACAGAAACTCACGGCCTCATGCTGATCGAGGACAATGCCCATGGTCATGGTGCCGAGTATTCGGGGCGATTGCTGGGTACTTTCGGCGAGGCCGGGATCAGTGCGCCGCGCAAGTCTTTCCCGTTGGAGAACGGCGCCTGGCTTTACCTGGGGGGCACCTGTTCGGTAGACCTCTCCGGGCTGAGATTGCCTGGCAAGTCTGGTCGCCACCTGAAGATGTCGCTTCGGCAAGCCGCCGAGCGGCTTCCCGTCGCGCGAACACTGGTCCGTCACCTACGCCGGTGGCGTGAGCAGCAACGCCGTGCGGGGCCGCCGCCCGGTTACCACATCCCGGATACTTTCCGCGAGCCGGCTCTGCGATTCGACTACGGCATGAGCCAGGCGACACAGCACTTGCTGGAGAAACAAAATATCGACGAAGTGAGAATCGTGCGGCAGCGCATCTACCGCAGATGGGAGAAATGGGGCGAGACGCAAGGGCTCAAGCCGCTTTTCCCGCAGCTCGAGCCTGGGTCCATGCCGCTGGTTTATCCTGCGCTGTCGCAATCAGCCGAGGAAAGCCGTCGCTGGTTCGAGCGGGGTCACCGCAAGGGCGTGGACATTCACTCGTGGCCGACAATGCCGGAAAGCGTCGTGGCCGAGGACGGCCCTGCGATGCGCCTCTGGGAGCGCCTGGTGTGCTTCCCGGTCCACCAGGCGATGGACGAGGCCGCGCTGGAGCGCCGGCTTCAAGTATTGTGA
- a CDS encoding polysaccharide deacetylase family protein, producing the protein MAMTGRSRGQAGAIVLMYHSVADREEAAWIDPSNHVAADVFEQQMKWLAEHRKVISLARLVEILRDGGDVEEGTIVITFDDGYRDNLTVAAPILQRFGLPATLFLPTGYIDRGETQWVDQAYTAFQHRSVVLLHWGERVTREYSLEDPASREQAYQAVCEDLLVAGPDERRRKLRDLLNQLRPSAVPPRLTLTWDEVNELTGTAPFSLGGHTVEHTDLTTVSLDAARDELAVCKGRIEEMTGSAPRYFSFCYGRNSGALRALLPELGIEAAFGSGAGGPFVTAAHDPLYLPRIAAQADLSRFQMSLDPANRGAWRRLGR; encoded by the coding sequence ATGGCCATGACCGGTCGTTCTCGTGGGCAGGCCGGGGCGATCGTTCTCATGTATCACAGTGTGGCCGATCGCGAGGAGGCTGCCTGGATCGATCCGAGTAATCATGTCGCTGCCGACGTCTTCGAGCAACAAATGAAGTGGCTTGCCGAGCACCGGAAGGTCATCTCCCTGGCGCGGCTCGTGGAAATCCTCAGGGACGGCGGTGACGTCGAGGAGGGGACGATCGTAATCACCTTCGACGACGGCTACCGGGACAACCTCACGGTGGCGGCACCCATCCTGCAACGATTCGGCCTGCCAGCCACGCTGTTCCTGCCGACCGGCTACATCGACCGCGGTGAAACACAGTGGGTGGACCAGGCCTACACGGCGTTTCAGCACCGCAGCGTCGTCTTGCTCCACTGGGGAGAGAGGGTGACGCGAGAGTATTCGCTCGAGGATCCCGCAAGTCGCGAGCAGGCCTACCAGGCAGTATGCGAGGACCTGCTTGTGGCTGGTCCGGATGAGCGGCGCCGCAAGCTGAGAGATCTACTGAATCAGCTGAGACCCTCTGCTGTGCCGCCGCGCCTCACGCTGACCTGGGACGAGGTCAATGAGCTGACTGGCACGGCCCCTTTCAGCCTGGGCGGCCACACCGTCGAGCACACGGACCTGACGACGGTATCTCTCGACGCGGCGCGTGACGAGCTTGCCGTCTGCAAGGGGCGTATCGAAGAGATGACCGGCAGCGCGCCACGCTATTTTTCCTTTTGTTACGGGCGCAATTCGGGCGCACTCCGTGCCCTCTTGCCCGAACTCGGGATCGAGGCCGCGTTTGGCAGCGGTGCTGGCGGTCCTTTCGTTACCGCTGCCCATGATCCCTTGTATTTGCCCCGCATTGCGGCCCAGGCGGATTTGTCGCGATTCCAGATGTCCCTCGATCCTGCCAACCGTGGCGCTTGGCGGAGGCTGGGTCGTTGA
- a CDS encoding glycosyltransferase family 2 protein, translated as MSEAAPRVTAVIVTYESSDTIDAALRALRLGYEAGMLEAIVVDNASSDGTPEQVARNHPWATLVHSGGNLGYGRGCNLGFERANTPYLLVMNPDAVVEVEALDTLVRFMDAHEKAGLCGPAVVEGSGRLQLSGAMLTPVSIMLKPILPRLAGPRMRSVEPGESPMRTNWICGSIMLIRRPMIDELRGFDPRFFLYFEETDLCKRAAEADWEIWTVGEATCRHVAGASAGVTGESLVQGAIAKHFFESRFYYLVKHHGRVPAVAAELGELCAMSLRALIERLRGRPYPNLGLRWRAPILKQPAQPEDRGRCVD; from the coding sequence TTGAGCGAAGCAGCCCCCAGGGTGACTGCGGTCATCGTGACCTACGAGTCATCCGATACCATTGACGCGGCTTTAAGGGCGTTGCGGCTTGGCTACGAAGCCGGCATGCTCGAAGCGATCGTAGTGGACAATGCCAGCAGCGATGGCACGCCGGAGCAGGTGGCGCGCAATCATCCATGGGCGACGCTGGTCCACAGCGGAGGGAATCTCGGCTACGGACGTGGTTGCAACCTCGGCTTCGAGCGGGCGAATACGCCGTATCTGCTGGTGATGAACCCAGATGCGGTCGTCGAGGTGGAGGCGCTCGACACGTTGGTCAGGTTCATGGACGCCCACGAGAAGGCCGGTTTATGCGGGCCGGCGGTCGTGGAGGGGTCCGGACGCTTGCAGCTGTCAGGAGCCATGCTCACCCCCGTGAGCATCATGCTCAAACCCATTCTGCCGAGGCTTGCTGGCCCGAGAATGAGATCCGTGGAGCCGGGTGAATCGCCGATGCGCACTAACTGGATCTGCGGCTCCATCATGTTGATCCGCCGCCCGATGATCGATGAGCTCCGCGGATTCGATCCGCGTTTTTTCCTCTATTTCGAAGAAACGGACTTGTGTAAACGTGCCGCCGAGGCCGATTGGGAGATCTGGACGGTGGGCGAGGCGACGTGCCGACACGTCGCTGGCGCGTCGGCCGGAGTTACTGGTGAAAGCCTGGTCCAGGGAGCCATCGCCAAGCATTTTTTCGAGAGTCGATTTTATTACCTCGTAAAGCATCATGGCCGGGTGCCCGCGGTTGCTGCGGAGCTTGGCGAGCTGTGTGCGATGAGCCTGCGCGCCCTGATCGAGCGGCTTCGCGGACGTCCTTATCCAAATCTCGGACTGAGATGGCGTGCGCCAATACTCAAACAGCCGGCGCAGCCGGAGGATCGCGGTCGATGCGTGGATTAG
- a CDS encoding Gfo/Idh/MocA family protein gives MVEQEIGLGDSTGNFRPLPRPRVALIGGGKIAEQHLLGLQQAGDVRLQGICDLSPALAEYTAGRFGVAGWHTDYRAMLEQDEVDVVHVLTPPATHDRIVRDCLERGCHVIVEKPIALSNEGFNDLWDLAQSRSLRLVENHNYRFNAPIRRLEAIVAQGEIGTLEEVEVRMVLGIRGGGRYADQNLPHPSHCLPAGVVHEFISHLAYLLLNFLPVDERDAMEIAAAWRNHGGGDLFKYDALDALVLSGPAHGRIRFSAHQWPDGFSITLRGSQGVASAELFHPTVMLVKQRPGGQHLSPLMNAMANAGSLVGAGFGSIWKKIRNRTAYEGLQAFLAETYQSLRSGNELPVTYQQMDRTSRLIDRLLAEENRL, from the coding sequence ATGGTTGAACAGGAGATTGGCTTGGGTGATTCCACCGGCAACTTCAGGCCATTGCCCCGACCTCGCGTGGCCCTGATCGGGGGCGGCAAGATCGCCGAACAGCATCTGCTTGGACTGCAACAGGCTGGGGATGTCCGGTTGCAGGGAATCTGTGATCTCTCGCCAGCGTTGGCCGAGTACACTGCCGGGCGGTTTGGGGTGGCCGGATGGCACACGGACTACCGCGCTATGCTCGAGCAGGACGAGGTTGATGTGGTGCACGTCCTTACGCCACCCGCCACGCACGATCGGATCGTGCGGGACTGCCTGGAGCGGGGATGTCACGTCATCGTCGAAAAACCTATTGCCCTGTCCAACGAGGGCTTCAACGACCTGTGGGACCTGGCACAGTCCAGAAGTCTCAGGCTGGTCGAGAACCATAATTACCGATTCAACGCGCCGATTCGCAGGCTCGAGGCCATTGTCGCGCAGGGTGAGATCGGAACACTCGAGGAAGTCGAAGTCCGGATGGTCCTTGGCATCCGCGGCGGGGGGCGCTACGCCGACCAGAACCTCCCGCATCCGAGCCACTGCCTGCCGGCGGGCGTGGTGCATGAGTTCATTTCTCACCTCGCCTACCTTTTGCTTAACTTCCTGCCGGTGGATGAGCGTGATGCGATGGAGATTGCCGCGGCGTGGCGGAATCATGGTGGTGGGGATCTTTTCAAATACGATGCCCTAGACGCGCTCGTGCTCTCGGGTCCGGCCCACGGCCGGATCAGGTTCTCCGCTCACCAGTGGCCCGATGGCTTCTCCATAACCCTGCGAGGCTCACAAGGAGTGGCGAGCGCAGAATTATTCCATCCCACGGTCATGCTGGTGAAACAACGCCCGGGCGGCCAGCACCTGTCTCCGCTGATGAATGCCATGGCGAACGCCGGTAGTCTCGTCGGTGCGGGTTTCGGCAGCATCTGGAAAAAGATCCGCAACCGCACCGCATACGAGGGCTTGCAGGCGTTCCTGGCGGAGACGTACCAGTCCTTGCGCAGTGGCAATGAGCTGCCGGTTACATACCAGCAGATGGACCGGACGAGTCGACTGATCGACCGGCTACTGGCTGAGGAGAATAGGCTGTGA
- a CDS encoding NAD-dependent epimerase/dehydratase family protein encodes MKVLVTGAGGFLGRYVVSALVARGHTVRAMVRPGSSVPEDWLEQSSIEVYRGDLRSRESLQNLCIGMDCVAHLAAAKSGDFYDQLGGTVIATENLIDRMHEARVNRIVLISSFSVYEYLRRPARSRIAEDSPLAQDPEVRDEYCRTKLLQEQLVRRAAAANEWSLVVLRPGVIFGRDNLWNGRVGFPVNDRWWVCTAPFSTVPLCYVENCAEAVALAVDHGGSPDGLTLNLVDDDLPTHWAYLKQFREEAGQGARIVPVPWALLRVMAGTASLFNRVFFRGSAKLPGLLVSSRLHARCKPMRFGNAVAIQEINWTTKRSWDNGLQRSANSGIGLSL; translated from the coding sequence GTGAAGGTGCTGGTGACGGGAGCAGGGGGGTTCCTGGGGCGCTACGTCGTCAGCGCCCTGGTTGCGCGCGGTCACACGGTGCGTGCCATGGTCCGGCCCGGGTCATCCGTGCCCGAGGATTGGTTGGAGCAGTCTTCGATTGAGGTTTATCGCGGCGATCTCAGGTCGCGCGAGAGTTTGCAAAATCTGTGCATCGGCATGGACTGCGTGGCGCACCTGGCGGCCGCCAAGAGCGGGGACTTCTACGATCAGTTGGGCGGGACCGTGATAGCCACGGAAAACCTCATCGATCGAATGCACGAGGCGCGAGTTAATAGAATCGTCCTCATCAGTTCCTTTTCCGTCTACGAATACCTGCGCCGGCCGGCGAGGAGCCGGATCGCGGAGGACTCCCCGTTAGCGCAGGATCCGGAAGTCCGCGACGAGTATTGCCGGACCAAGTTACTACAGGAACAACTCGTGCGGCGTGCTGCTGCGGCGAATGAATGGTCCCTGGTCGTGCTGCGGCCCGGGGTTATTTTCGGGCGGGACAATCTTTGGAATGGGCGGGTGGGGTTTCCTGTCAATGATCGCTGGTGGGTTTGCACCGCCCCCTTCAGTACGGTTCCACTGTGCTATGTCGAGAATTGCGCCGAGGCTGTAGCGCTGGCCGTGGACCATGGTGGCTCACCAGATGGGCTTACGCTGAATCTTGTGGACGACGATCTGCCGACACACTGGGCTTATTTGAAGCAGTTCCGGGAGGAAGCGGGGCAGGGCGCTCGCATTGTTCCGGTGCCCTGGGCCTTATTGCGCGTCATGGCGGGGACAGCGTCGCTGTTCAACAGGGTGTTCTTTCGAGGTAGTGCGAAGTTGCCCGGGCTGCTGGTGTCGAGCCGGCTCCATGCAAGGTGCAAGCCCATGCGGTTTGGGAATGCTGTAGCCATCCAAGAGATCAACTGGACTACAAAACGCTCTTGGGATAATGGATTGCAGCGTTCAGCGAACTCTGGAATCGGTCTTTCCCTTTAG
- a CDS encoding glycosyltransferase family 4 protein has product MSEKAPEELRLAYLCGEYPRATDGFIQREVATLRGDGIHVRTISVRRPPTRERALGPAQNEAESTLYLLPASPWRLLVAHGRSLFSSPLRYVRSLALALVVRPPGLRAIVYQCFYFAEAGLVAEIMRRERLQHLHNHAPDASGFVAMIAAEMAGFTYSMTLHGFGILSEPTRWRLREKIERALFTICISWQARSQAMISCDTDVWSRLHVVHCGVEPGPDPRPASATSGSGARLIFVGRLDPVKGLPILLEAFARLVATRPDSRLDIVGDGPQREELESSVARDGLGDRVTFHGYLEPSAVRDLLVRADVFVMSSLSEGIPVVLMEAMIAGVPVVAPRITGIPELVQDERTGLLFTPGNPAEMAQAMLRLLSDTALRQTLVAQGWEFVAEEFNLTRETQRLEAVIRARLSGAEAPIRPAAAAPERSRKT; this is encoded by the coding sequence GTGAGCGAGAAAGCACCGGAAGAACTTCGCCTTGCCTATCTTTGCGGCGAGTACCCTCGGGCGACCGATGGGTTCATCCAGCGCGAGGTCGCCACTTTGCGAGGTGACGGCATCCACGTCCGCACGATCTCAGTGCGGCGGCCGCCGACACGCGAACGCGCGCTCGGCCCGGCCCAAAACGAAGCCGAGAGCACCCTCTACCTGTTGCCGGCGAGTCCCTGGCGCTTACTGGTGGCGCACGGGCGTAGCCTGTTCTCTTCGCCCCTGCGCTATGTGCGGTCTCTGGCGCTGGCGCTGGTGGTGCGACCACCGGGGCTGCGCGCCATCGTCTACCAGTGCTTTTACTTTGCCGAGGCCGGACTCGTCGCCGAAATCATGCGGCGGGAGCGCCTCCAGCACCTGCACAACCATGCCCCGGATGCCAGCGGCTTTGTCGCCATGATCGCCGCCGAAATGGCGGGTTTCACGTACAGCATGACTCTGCACGGCTTCGGCATCCTTTCGGAACCCACGCGCTGGCGCCTGCGTGAGAAGATTGAGCGCGCGCTGTTCACGATATGCATCAGCTGGCAGGCGCGCAGCCAAGCTATGATTTCCTGCGACACGGATGTGTGGAGCAGGCTGCATGTCGTGCATTGCGGCGTGGAGCCGGGTCCGGATCCGAGGCCGGCAAGCGCCACCAGCGGTTCGGGCGCTCGCCTCATCTTCGTCGGGCGCCTGGACCCAGTCAAAGGATTGCCTATTCTACTGGAGGCGTTCGCCCGATTGGTGGCAACCCGTCCCGACAGCCGGCTCGACATCGTCGGCGACGGCCCCCAACGCGAGGAACTGGAGAGCAGCGTCGCGCGCGACGGCCTCGGTGATCGCGTGACCTTCCACGGCTACCTAGAGCCGTCGGCCGTGCGCGACCTCCTCGTCAGGGCCGATGTGTTCGTAATGTCCAGCCTCTCAGAAGGGATCCCCGTGGTGTTGATGGAAGCCATGATCGCCGGGGTGCCCGTAGTAGCCCCACGCATCACCGGTATCCCGGAACTGGTCCAAGATGAGCGCACGGGGCTGTTGTTCACGCCGGGCAACCCTGCTGAGATGGCACAGGCAATGCTGCGGCTGCTAAGCGACACTGCTTTGCGGCAAACCCTGGTTGCGCAGGGCTGGGAGTTCGTTGCGGAAGAGTTCAACCTCACCAGAGAGACGCAGCGGCTCGAGGCCGTCATCCGGGCACGTCTCTCCGGCGCGGAGGCGCCGATAAGGCCAGCCGCCGCCGCGCCAGAGCGGAGTCGAAAAACTTAA
- a CDS encoding polysaccharide deacetylase family protein, whose translation MRAGLTILMYHRVLPRSDCADYPLESLVMPLEAFQQQVAWLSRSAEVVPVAEALERLAGGEASVKPLVSVTFDDGYADNFEHAAPVLESNGLRGTFFVATDFVGRGFPFWFDVAADAWTRLDYGARMRLLEDLSSSWGQDSRKAKCGADLASWMSALKLVPVTERDRCVEMARSRVEGEFDATRFRAMTREQLVELDRRGHEVASHGVSHSILPLLDDTALAHELRASRVALSDWLGHDVNGFCYPNGDSDPRVIAAARAAGYRYACSTIEGLNRPGEDAFRLKRRPIAMRRVFGPDGAHSLLGFRTENSGLRSTWR comes from the coding sequence ATGCGAGCAGGCCTGACCATCCTGATGTACCATCGGGTACTGCCGCGGAGTGACTGTGCTGATTATCCGCTCGAGTCGCTGGTAATGCCACTAGAAGCCTTCCAGCAGCAGGTGGCGTGGCTGTCCCGCAGCGCCGAGGTAGTCCCGGTCGCCGAGGCGCTGGAGCGCCTGGCCGGTGGCGAAGCCTCGGTAAAGCCGCTGGTCTCCGTCACGTTCGACGACGGCTACGCCGACAACTTTGAGCATGCCGCCCCCGTGCTCGAGTCGAACGGATTGCGCGGGACCTTTTTCGTCGCCACTGACTTTGTGGGAAGAGGGTTCCCCTTCTGGTTCGACGTGGCAGCGGATGCATGGACCCGGCTGGATTACGGTGCCAGGATGCGTCTGCTCGAGGATCTGAGCAGCAGTTGGGGTCAGGATTCACGCAAAGCAAAGTGCGGTGCAGATCTCGCCTCGTGGATGAGCGCACTCAAGCTGGTACCGGTGACCGAAAGAGACCGATGTGTGGAGATGGCCCGGTCGCGTGTCGAGGGCGAGTTCGATGCGACACGTTTTCGGGCCATGACTCGAGAACAACTCGTCGAACTCGACCGACGCGGCCACGAGGTCGCATCGCATGGCGTCAGCCACTCGATCCTGCCGTTGCTCGACGACACCGCGTTGGCTCATGAACTTCGGGCGTCCCGTGTCGCGCTGTCAGACTGGCTGGGTCACGACGTGAACGGATTCTGTTATCCGAACGGCGATTCCGATCCACGCGTCATTGCCGCGGCCCGTGCCGCCGGATACAGGTACGCCTGCAGCACCATTGAGGGGCTCAATCGCCCCGGCGAAGACGCTTTCCGACTCAAGCGCCGCCCTATCGCGATGCGACGCGTTTTTGGCCCGGATGGTGCGCACTCGCTGCTCGGCTTTCGCACCGAAAACTCTGGCCTGCGCTCGACATGGCGGTGA
- a CDS encoding peptidoglycan bridge formation glycyltransferase FemA/FemB family protein, whose amino-acid sequence MTTAAANKAPSRDVDLSRPKGGREAAWDAFLGRHPFGHHEQSSLYGQLRSAYGYDSDRVILKQGGEVVGGAQVMWRSTPIGRIGIVQRGPLSLNDDAGLLAQVMDQLDGFAREHRISILRVETFAQQHAAREVLVAKGFESRTDWWGEHLTSRIEVSGSDQDVLARMKPKGRYNIRLARRLGVEVRTGSRDSLDEFYALYSMSAAHKGFGMFDRAYFEYLLDVFGPSGRVQQFVAYHDNRPVAALFNTVVGEHMLYGWGGVDRSDDVRKLMAGYLLHFKAMQWARDHGCRFYDLLGISETSTGGLTRFKTRIAPEHFRWPVTMWKYYGPLASVRSTATQVAWSMPTLRNLVIRAGRRLGLHETMPW is encoded by the coding sequence ATGACGACGGCAGCGGCCAACAAAGCTCCCTCTCGCGATGTCGACCTGTCGCGACCCAAGGGCGGACGGGAAGCCGCGTGGGACGCATTTCTTGGCCGGCATCCCTTCGGTCACCACGAACAATCCAGCCTGTACGGGCAGCTGCGGTCTGCATACGGTTACGATTCCGACCGGGTCATCCTGAAGCAGGGTGGAGAGGTCGTCGGCGGCGCGCAGGTAATGTGGCGAAGCACGCCGATAGGCCGTATCGGCATCGTGCAGCGCGGCCCGTTGAGCCTGAACGACGATGCCGGCCTGCTGGCCCAGGTGATGGACCAACTCGACGGTTTTGCTCGTGAGCATCGGATCTCGATACTCCGTGTCGAGACCTTTGCGCAGCAGCATGCTGCTCGAGAAGTGCTGGTTGCCAAAGGCTTCGAGTCACGGACAGACTGGTGGGGCGAGCACTTGACTTCGCGGATCGAGGTCTCCGGCTCTGATCAAGATGTGCTGGCCCGGATGAAACCGAAGGGACGATACAATATTCGCCTCGCCCGACGCTTGGGGGTCGAAGTAAGAACTGGCAGCCGGGACTCATTGGACGAGTTCTATGCTCTGTATTCGATGAGCGCGGCGCACAAGGGATTCGGGATGTTCGATCGGGCGTACTTCGAGTACCTGCTGGATGTGTTCGGACCGTCTGGGCGCGTGCAGCAGTTCGTTGCGTATCATGACAACCGTCCGGTCGCCGCGCTTTTCAACACTGTCGTCGGTGAGCATATGTTGTACGGATGGGGCGGCGTCGATCGGAGCGACGATGTCCGCAAGCTCATGGCCGGGTACCTGCTGCATTTTAAGGCCATGCAGTGGGCGCGCGACCACGGCTGCCGGTTCTATGACCTGCTGGGAATTTCCGAAACGAGCACCGGTGGCCTGACTCGCTTCAAGACCCGCATAGCACCGGAGCATTTCCGCTGGCCTGTCACCATGTGGAAGTACTATGGCCCCTTGGCGTCTGTACGTTCCACCGCTACCCAGGTCGCATGGTCCATGCCGACTTTACGCAACCTCGTCATTAGGGCAGGGCGGCGTCTTGGGCTACACGAGACAATGCCATGGTGA
- a CDS encoding GNAT family N-acetyltransferase: MGYTRQCHGEPLGFYPMKYTVILTRELDNALASRWSAIQATGTIFASPYFRPEFAQALAAVRDDLRICLLEDYGRVVGFFPFHYGRGGVGRPAGLKLSDHHGVVVERDAEWTVLDLLRGSGLVRWEFDHLVAGQGEWKPYIRQVDPSPIIETIDGYEAYEADRTKSQRKHLQDTLRRMRKLERERGPIRYVSNTREPTVFDAMVRWKREQCQATGVVDFFALPWTVELIKRIHEQDSQEFGGTLSALYVGDRLAAVHFAMRSRTVWHSWFPAYDDEFRQYAPGLILLVHMIQHACEDGLAHIDLGKGMAPYKENFMSGSIPVAEGIATRPSIINSIHELRTRSEAWARQSALRPLLQAPGRWLKEQERRRRYG, from the coding sequence TTGGGCTACACGAGACAATGCCATGGTGAGCCGCTGGGTTTCTACCCGATGAAGTACACGGTTATCCTCACACGGGAGCTGGATAACGCACTGGCATCACGTTGGAGCGCGATCCAGGCGACAGGCACGATCTTTGCGAGTCCATACTTCCGTCCAGAGTTTGCGCAGGCCCTCGCGGCCGTCCGCGACGACCTGAGAATCTGTCTGCTCGAGGACTATGGCCGCGTTGTGGGCTTCTTCCCTTTTCATTATGGCCGTGGAGGTGTCGGTCGCCCTGCGGGACTGAAACTGTCGGACCATCACGGCGTGGTTGTCGAGCGAGATGCGGAATGGACGGTGCTGGATTTATTGCGCGGTTCTGGCCTGGTGCGTTGGGAATTCGATCACCTGGTGGCCGGGCAGGGGGAGTGGAAGCCCTATATACGGCAGGTCGACCCCTCGCCGATCATCGAGACTATCGACGGGTACGAGGCCTACGAGGCGGACAGGACGAAGAGCCAGCGCAAGCACCTTCAGGACACGCTTCGGCGCATGCGCAAGCTGGAGAGGGAGCGTGGGCCGATCCGTTACGTCTCCAATACGCGTGAACCGACCGTGTTCGACGCCATGGTGCGCTGGAAACGTGAGCAGTGCCAGGCAACAGGTGTAGTAGACTTTTTCGCGCTGCCCTGGACGGTTGAGCTGATAAAGCGTATCCATGAACAGGACAGCCAAGAGTTTGGCGGCACGCTGTCCGCTCTATACGTTGGTGACAGGCTGGCTGCCGTGCACTTTGCCATGCGCTCCCGCACCGTGTGGCATTCCTGGTTCCCCGCCTATGATGACGAGTTCCGCCAATATGCCCCGGGGCTGATCCTGCTGGTGCACATGATCCAGCATGCGTGCGAGGATGGCCTCGCCCATATAGACCTAGGTAAGGGCATGGCGCCATACAAGGAAAATTTCATGTCCGGATCGATTCCCGTGGCAGAAGGGATCGCAACGCGGCCTTCGATCATCAACAGTATTCATGAACTGCGCACGCGCTCAGAGGCATGGGCACGGCAATCCGCGCTGCGGCCGCTGCTCCAGGCGCCCGGCCGCTGGCTGAAAGAGCAGGAGCGCCGACGCCGCTATGGTTGA